From the Eschrichtius robustus isolate mEscRob2 chromosome 3, mEscRob2.pri, whole genome shotgun sequence genome, the window TCTATCTAATCCTCTCCTCCTCGGTGCCAACCTTGGACTAGGCATTTCCCCTAATTGGTATGGGACATCAGTTAAACTTTTTAACTTGCTagatagtcattcattcattctacaaatagtTATTAAGCACCTGGTATGGTCTTGGCACACTATGCTGGGTGCTGGGCATACAGAGGTGAACAAGGCAGACGAGAACTTACTTTCAGGGAGTTTACACTCCACTGGGGGAGACAAGGAAGCAACAGGAAAGCAAAACAAGACGATCATAGCCTGAGTTAATGTCATCCATCCATGAGAAGGAATGTCATAGGGACTGAAGCATGGGGCTTGAGAGTAGCTGGGTGAGGGAGGGGACATTATTTATAGTGTGGTCGAGGAAATCCTTGCTGAGGAtgtggcatttgagctgagagACAGAAGTAGTAAGGAAGTGGACAAACAAAAGAGACAGGTGGAAGAGTTTCAGGTATCAggaacagtaagtgcaaaggccctggggcaggataTGCTTAGTGTGACTAGAAACAGACAGGAAGCCACAGAGGGTTGGTGAGCCAAGAGATAAGATATGAGAGAGGCAGGAGCCCAGTCTAGTCTGGTCGGATTTGAAGGCCACAGCAGAGGAGTTCAGATTTTATGCTAAGAGTTATGGAAAGACATTGACGGACTTTCAGAATCTCCTATTGCAAAATACTCCAGCCAGTCAAAAGagtatatataagatatatgtgacgtttaagaaataatttaataaacatcCTTGTACCCTTCACTATTCCTCCCCAACACCATTTCTCACTCCTCCAGGGAGATAACTGTTATCCTAAATTTTAGTTTATAATTTTGCCTTTCTTCCTAATAATTACAAAGATAAAGCAATACATTGCCtagttttgaacttcatataaatattATAGAATCACGCTGTGTGTGTTCTTCTGCAATTTGCTTTCCTGTTCAACCTCACATGTGTCAGAATGGACCACGCTGGTGCATGTAGCTgcagtttattcattttctcaGCTGCGTAGTACTCTGCTGGCCTATAACTGCATAGTCAGCTGCCGTCGTGGTTTATCCTTTCTCCTGGGACATGACGTTATTCGATTTTCTAATGTTGAATCAACTCTACCTTCTTGGgataaaccttttttaaaaatgttggatTCCATTAGctgatattttgtttaggatttttgtttctgtgctagcaGATCAAATTGACCTGTCATTTTCCTCTCCTGCCTTGTCGCTTTTGGGGTCAAGATTACAGATTCCTCATAAAATGACCTGGGGAGTGCTTCTTCTCCTTTTACTCTCGGGAGCACTTGTGTAAGATGGAGAAAACCATGGAAGGATTTTGTCAGTGTAGCCACCATATCGTCATCCTTCTGCAGCCCCACTCTTGGTACAGAATCTtgaattttttttgcatgtacCTTCCCTTCAAAAAGCAAACACGTGCCTCCCCCAGGAGTGCCTCAAATTGACATGCTCACAGCTTACTTAGAaagctgcatttctggttttttacAGGTGGATCCTTAACTCAAGATTTTAGCATGAAGAGTTGTTGTCAGGCCTGCCTGGAGGCTCCCTAGGTAACAACAGGTAGGTGCCTCTCTTAACTGGTTCACCGTTTTCTTGAAAACCCAGATACAGGATCACTCACTTATCCCTTAGGGCTGCCTTGAACCTGAGCCATGATGGATCCAACTCCTGGGTCCAGAGGTGAGTCCGGCTGAGCTGGGACCCCAGGCTGTTCACCAAGACTCCTCTGTTTTAGGGACATCTTGGAAACTATGTGGTCCAAATTCTCTAAGCACAAAATTAGcttctttccattatttttggAAGGGAAAGAACACCATGCTAAATATAACGTGGGTCAACAAGCCAGAAACAAGATAAATAGCTGCCAGCTGCACCTCGGGGAACTGTGTCTCCACACCCGCAGTGAACCGTCGAGATCCTGGTCTCCAGAGGGAGGGTGGAAACGACCAACAGTTTTAAGCTACCATTGGACGCATAACCCTGCCATGAACCCCCGCCAAAAAcacctttatttcattttcttatttgaaaagcAACACATTTCTGTGTTTTCCAATTCTTATCctcccagaaagaaaaagaaaataaaaatcattctaATCCCAGCACACAGAGAAAATAACTGTAAACATCATGGTTTGTATAATTTGAGTGTTTTGAAATTTAATATAATACATTCGTTGGTGTCTCTCAACCTTTTCTTCCCCGACTATCATTCCTTCCCCGAGGAGTCTTTTTAGACCTTCTTTTTTGTAAtgctcccccaacccctgccccatgAAATTTTAATGCTGCCGACATGCTGGGTATCTGGAGGACCACAAACTATTGTAACAGGTAAGATTATTTTGCACCATCCCCAAGAGCCAATTGTTTCCCCCTTATGGGTGATCTCACCCCATTGAGAATGCAGggctttaaataatattaaataacaaaCCTTTCTGTAAGAATTTACTGTGTGCTGGTCACATACTATTCTAGGTACTTTAGGTCcacttacttttttatttatcatAACTCTCCTATGAGGTGCGTCCTAGAGAGCTTTTATCTCCATTCTTACagttgtggaaactgaggcacagagaggttaagtaacttgtccaaggtcactcaggTCCAGGCAGCCTCGTTCCAAAGCTCACACTTAACTACCAAACTATGTTGCCTTGTGACAACACATTCTGATTGTAGGAAATTCAAAATACAGACATAGAGTAAAAGTTACACTTCCCAAGCCCCCTCCATCCCCAGAAGCAATCTTTGGCACAAGTTTGGAATGTGCCCCTTTTCTGGGATTTTACATATGTGTTTGCATACATGAAAATATAttgtatctttttcattttaacatgAGTAGGATCGTTCAGCCCTTTCCCCTGTATATTCCTATCTACAGACCCATGTATGGAGTTTTATTAAAATTAGAATCACACTGAACATACTCTTATTTGACTTTAAAATGTATCATTAGCTGCTTTGAGACCATAATTGAATAAGTGCatgtaccatattttatttaaccatatCCAGATTATTGGCTATTTAAGTAGTTTCTAGTTTCTCGCTACTATAATGCTATGGTGAATATCCTTGCCCTGTGCATAACTCTTAGAAGTGGGAATTAAATGGAGCCTAAGGGtataaacatttttgaaacttTTGATCCACGAATGCCAAAACTTGCCATCCAGAAAAATTGTATGAAATTGCCCATCCCGACACCCTCACCCACACTGAgtattagtacctgttttcagtCATTGAGAACAGGCCAAAAATGTGTTAATTCTGACATGTTCATCTCTGCCCGTGTCTCTCATCGGGGACCTGTTTTACTCACGTGACAGCATAAGGCAAAGCTTGAATTGAGAATTAATGAGAAGAGGAGGCAGGGGGAGATAACACGGCCCCTGGTTTAATAAACAGGCTGTCAGCCTCCTGTGTACGAAGCCTGCCTGTCCGGCCCTgagcaggtgctcaggaaatggtTTCTTCATCTCTCCTGCTTCCAGCACGAGGCTTGGGCTGCACCTCTCCACCACGGAGCCCTCCAAGTCTGGCCTTGTCTCCAATACATTTGGCAGGACCGGTGCATTCCTGCGGCTGCCAAACCCCTCCTTCCCTTCGCTGGCTGTGAGTGATGTGAGAAACACACAGCCTTGTGTATACCATAGACTGTTCCCAGCTGGTCTCGCTGCAAATGTCTCCAGCAGGAATGGACAGTTGCTTAACAAGATCTGGGCAAGGAAATCCCAGGATGAAGGGCAGAGGCACCTACAAAGGCCAGAGCTGCCCCTCTCACCATCTGTGGGCCCAACCAGCCCTGggggaaaatcagtaaggatggaGCCAGCGCTCCCTGTTCAGTGCTCTGTATGCATACATGTGCATGGTCATATACCAGCATGCATGCATGGGTGtgcatgtatgtacacacatgtgCCCAATGCATTCAGGGGCAGATGCAGATACTATTATGTGAAGTGGGGCTTCTCTCACAGAGACTTTTCCATATGCCCTCCAGCCTAACTTAAGACACCCAGCTGCCTAGTGCCACATTTCCTGCACTTTCTTCCCACTTTGTTGTTCCCTGTAGACTGTTTTCCTGCTGGCCTGGAAGCCCCCCAATCCTTAACTTGGTCACCAGTGTTTCTCCAGCACCTAACACTGCTTAGCAGACgcacaagaaatatttgttgtgtggaaaaaaaaaaaaaaaaaaagagagaaggaactgACTTCAAGCCGATAGAGGATGTTATCCCAATTATTTTTAGAGTATTTTTGAACAAAGTGGCCAGTTTCAGATGGAGCCCAGTGCTTGATGAGAAAATATCTCGGCAGCATCAGCTTTCACGTGGCCTGGTTAGCCGTCCTTTCGCAAGGAGCGGAAAGAATGCAGAATGGCAAACAGGACCTTGCCCATCAAAACAGCTGTAAAGTTTTACTGTTCTGCAAAAGTTGCTTAGGCAGGAATAACGTATTTGAGGAGTAATTAGCCAGGAGCCTTGCTCGCTGGTCCCCCCGCCCCCTGAAAGTGTTCTACACTCAACTCTTCAAGTCACTGGCTTATCTGGCTCCCTCTCCCAGCCAGCAAATGGTTACGGACTCCCAGGACGGCTGACCGCTGCCTTTAGCACAAGGTCTCTGAGCTGCTTCACGGGACAGGGTTTCTCATCCAGCTGGGCACAGCAGCTAAGATGAAAGATGTGCAGGCTTCTGCCCCTTTAAGAAAAGCAAAACTCCATGTGGCTGAAAAGAAGCATGTCTTGCAGGACAGCTTCATCTGGCCTCTGTTCATTTCATTCGTTTGATTCAGCAGACATTTTTGGGGGGCCCTGCTATGTCCCAGGAGCAGAGTGAAGAAGATGTGGTCACGGAAAGAGAGAGACTTGCCACGGTAGTTGCTGGCGGCTTGCGGGACACACAGAAGGGCAGCTGAGCCCCGGCGATCAGAGAAGGGCAGAAACGCTGGAGGGGGTTTGCGAAGGAGGGCGAGGAGCGACATGAGTGGGAGAGGCAGGGCCAGGCTGAGCCGGCCGTGAGCGTGATTCTGAGGAGCCTGGATTTTGTGCTGCAGGAAATAGGGAGCCATTGAGGGTGGTGAGGGTCCGCGGTCGGCTGTCGGACCGGGTCATATCACTGACCGATGCCGGTCAGCCAGGCGATTCTGTCACAACTATTGATCATGGCTCAGGCATGCTATCATTTACTCTCCTCGCCATACCCGGTAAGACGTGagattttattgcacttcattaAATCCCACAAAATGTTTGAACGCCCTGCAGCTCTGGCCTTTCCGGCCTCCTGCAGGGAAAGGTCTCGCTTTTCCTTTTCGGGTGGGGGTAGGCGGATCACAGAAGGAACAGGAGCACGTAGGACCTCTGGAATGCATCAGAGGCGAGCCCAGCAAGGGCCTGTGACTCAGTCCCGCTTCTCCCCACCTTCAGGAGCACAGCCGCTGTGTTCGCCAGAGCACTTGGAATCAGAACtgattttcctctctcctctctccgcTTTCCTTCCAGACCTCCCAGCCGCAGCTGTCCGCATGGGATGCCTCACCTTTGCTTGAAACCATCCCTTGAGAGTCTGGCTGCTGTTTTTTTAGCGTGGCGCTAGGGATTTAGTGCAAGGCGTTTAAGGGGTTTTtgtggctgctgctgctgcagctgttttttttatttatttattttctttctttgaaccCGGGTCTCGCCCCGCTCGCGCTGGCATGATGGCCCAGTCCAAGGCCAACGGCTCGCACTACGCGCTGACTGCCATTGGCCTGGGGATGCTGGTCCTCGGGGTCATAATGGCCATGTGGAACCTGGTCCCCGGGTTCAGCGCCACCGAAAAGCCAACCGCTCAGGGGAACAAGACGGAGACAGGGAGCGGCATTCTTAAGAGCAAGACCTTCTCCGTGGCGTATGTGCTGGTCGGGGCCGGGGTGGTGCTGCTTCTCCTGTCCATCTGCCTGAGTGTCCGTGACAAGAGGAAGCAGCGGCACGGTGAGGAGCTGGCACACATCCAGCACCCGGGGGTCGAGCCTCACGCCCACGAGGAAGACAGGTGAGGCCTGGCCACCCGCCCTGGGCGGGAGATGACGTGCACACCCACACGCGCGGGGGCTCAACAACGACGAGAGCATTTTAGTCTAGGAGGCTTTCTCCCACTCACGCTTCTGCAAAACAGTTTATCATTTTCCAGATAACTCTGTCCTTCGATCCCAAAGTTTCCCAGATAATGTGGCTTGAATGGATTACAGGTGTGTCGAGATTTTGACACCTCCAGGGGATCTGCATGGCTCCCGGGGTGGCCAGAGCCTGCGCACTTGGAAGCTTGTCCATTTACCCCAGTGTCCTGTGTGTTTATGCTTTTAAGTTGAAGAGGTTGGGAAGTAGTGTTCTCTTTGACCCAAAATGCCACGAACACATTTAAAAGATAAGTGGTAAATTGGGGAACCTATGATAAAGGTTGATATCCCTAGTATAAAAAGAGCCCTTACAAATGAATATGAAAGAGGAACACATCAGtaggaaaatggacaaaggacacaAACAAGCATTTCATAGATATTCACACTGTAGATGTTCAACCTCATTAGCCAGGAAATGCAAACAACCAAAATAAGGCATCGTAATTCCTTGGCTTTCATTTTGGCCCAGATGGACTGCCCCCGGGCTTGGAGATTTGTAGGGAAGTAGGTCGCTGATCAGAGTGTTGATTGACATAACCTTACAGAAGGGGCGTTCACAGAAAGAGGCCATATTAAAGATGTGTGCACCTATCAGTTCTCTTCCTAAGAGCTTATCTTTGGGAGACAGTCACACAAGTGCAAAGGGTTTTGTGCTCATATGTTTATCAGAGCATTGCTGAGAATAGCAAAGACACGTAGGtgacaacctaaatatccatcagtcGAGCTAAAGTATGACATGCCCATTCAGTGGAGTTCTACACAGCCATCACTGATCTATATTTGCTAACGTGGGTTCGTATCCACCACATTGAGAAAAGGAGGTTCTATATAACACAGCATGTTAGGAAAGGTTTTCATCACATCAAATGTTGCAGCTCTGGGATTAGAGAAAGATCTGGAAAGGTATACGACAGAATGTTAACAGTGATTGTCTCTGGGTGGAACAATTTCGGATGTTTTTACCTTCATTAGATTTTTCTGTGTCGTTTGAATTTTCAGTAAGAATGTCTTATCTTTAAAGTGGGACGggagttgtttttattttggaaaaattaaacCGATTTTCTGAGAGTAAAAGATAATCAGGCATATTCTAGAAAACTtgggaaatagagaaaagaacaaagaaggaaatcAGTCACCCATCATTACCCACCCTGGCTATGAGCTCACAGGTTCATTCCTAAAGGAGATGAGAGGAAAGCCCAGGCAAACAATGAGGTTTCTGATGTTGGCCATTATCCCCTATACAGGTTCAAGTGTAGGGTGCTGGAAAGTGGCTATTGGCATTACTCCCTATAAATGTGTAAAAACTGCCCTGaccttttggttttctctttcaacAGTCAAATGAGAGTAAGGCTGAGGACCTGACCTATCCTTTGAGTCTAATGGTGAACGTGGAAGACAAAATTACAGAATAATTTGAGATACATGTAAATTTTACATTCCAGATATTCCTTCTCTACCCAGGGACAACCATTTTGCTTCAAATTTGCAGCTGTTTTATGCATGTTTATGTTGTCTTTGGTCAAAGGATGCCCAGCTGGGCATCGGAATAGCCCACCCAGCATGCTATTAAGTGTGAGGCTAAAAGGCAAGGGTGGTTAACTCCCAGATGATATGGTGTAGTAGTTGAGAGTGTGGCATTcatttcctgccctgccacttctTAAAGGTATgaccaagtcacttaacctcaatgtatccatttccccatctgtaaaatgggtatactaATAGAACCTAACCCATAGTATCATTAGGAAGGTGACATTGGTTCATATGTACTTGGGAGAGTGCCTGGCTCATAGCCAACAGTTGAAGTGTTAGCTCTTATTACTTCTTGGACACATTTGTTGTTTACAAGGCTGGCCTACGTGGTCCCAGTGGCAACACGGGATCTGGAGTCCATCTATTTGTGATTTGAAATGACTTGAGCGCAGGCTAACACTCCCGTGTCTGTGCTTGGTGTGTTGCagccaagaggaggaggaggcctccTCAAGGTACTACGTCCCCAGCTACGAGGAAGTGATGAGCACAAACTACTCGGAAGCGAGGGAACCGGACCAGAACCCCAGGATGAGCATCTCTCTCCCCTCCTACGAGTCCTTGACGGGGCTGGATGAGACAAGCCCCACCACAACCAGGGCTGACGTGGAGACCAGCCCAGGGAACCCCCCCGACAGGCAGAACTCCAAGTTGGCCAAACGCCTGAAGCCGCTGAAAGTTCGAAGGATAAAATCCGAAAAGCTGCACCTCAAAGACTTTAGGATCAACCTGCCAGACAAAAATATGCCTCCTCCGTCCATCGAGCCTCTGACTCCCCCGCCACAGTATGATGAGGTCCAAGAGAAGGCCCCCGACTCCCGGCCCCCGGACTGACGACCCCTCCCGGGCGTGTTCCCTCCTGTCACTCAACCTCCACGCCAACAGATCCCGAATGAAGCCACTCAGCCACGGTTGAGAAGCGGAGAGGCCAGGTGTGTACTTAGCAGTTTGGACGGGGCCGGGGGGTGAGGGGGTTCTGGGATTCAGGAGCAACTCTGCAGCCCCCAGGACCTCACATAGTAGGTGCATTGGAAAGAGCTGCTGCTTCGGATCTCGTGATGCTGTGACCCCATCAAGGGATGGCGCCCGCATCTTCCCCCGTGTCCTTCCGCGACTCTGAATCGCCAGTGACGACACTCCTCGTTCCAATTAGGAAAGGATACCTAGCAACTGGTTTagattgtggttttgttttgcttccacTAGGACTGTTTTGTTTCCAAAAGAAAACAAGTTATACCTTCGCTTTTTCCCTGGTATCCTGAACTGTGGGTAGGAAAGATGACCCACTTTATAGAAAGGACGTGGGCCCGTTTTGTGAATTAAGCCGAATGAGAGGCTGGATGATTAACCTGGGGTGAGACCCAGGTGGGGTTCTCAGAGCCCTTGATGCCGTCAGTTCTTTTGAGGGCCCAAAGCCTGAGGATGCATAAGATCCTAGTTTTAATTGGTAGACTTTACTAGTCTCTCCTGTGTAATGGCAGAAAAAGGAAAGCCGTCTGGGATGCTCTGTTCCTTCTAAAATGCCTTGCAACTGAGctttttgtaataaaatattttatatgtcacACATTTGGTGCTGAATTACTTTAGCAGTTCTTCCAATACTGACTTGCTTAGGGAGAAATCTCACTGATGAGAATAATACTAGCTAATATATCCTGAACACTTAGTATatgccaggcgctgtgctaagcacctcacatatttatcccATTTTCAACTGTACCCAAGCCAGGTATTACTTCCTGTGGGTTAGTTCACGAAGAATCAGGTTAATTAAAGGGCCCCATGTCACACCGCTGgaaatgacagagctgggatttgaacctaggcctCCAGGGCCTGAGTTCTTAAACACTCTAGTGTGCCACTCAGTGGAAAGGGCTTTTTCAGACTTTGAATGAGGACCTGTGCTTCCCAAGAGGTGAGACTGTCCCCGTCAACCCACATGCCCAACAGAAGGTTCTGGGTTAGCTGTTAGCTGTTAGACAACAGCTAAACATCCTGTGACAGTTCTTCTCCTAAGAACTGGCCCAGATGGGCTGTATGATCATGCAGAGTGAGCGTGTCCTCGTGGAGAGGGCAGAGTGCCCACCTGCAGAACCCAGGAGAGAAATTCAACAAACGAGAACATGCAGGGGATGGCAGACTGCTGAGGCTGGGCTGAATGAGAGGATCAGGGACGTCTGGGGTCACGGTCTTGACTGTGGAGTGGGAGTCTGGGAAGACAAATCTGAGTCCAAAGTTcccttcctgggacttccctggtggtccagtggttaagaccctgcgctTCCAATGCCGGGGGGgctcgggttcagtccctggtcagggaagttccacatgccacgtggcgcagcccagaaaaaaaaaaaaaaagttcccttcCTGGTCCTGGCAAGCGTGGAGCAGGCTGCTGGGGGTCTGTGTAGCTAGGAGGGTGGTTAGAAGAGCACATTCTCAGGCCCTGATGTTTCCTAAAAGCTCCTGTGGGAGAGGAGGAGCGGCAATTAGGAAGTTAAGCACCTTCTTACATCAGAATTGGCAACCGTGCCTAAATTCCAACCTTTCATTTCCTTATGTAAATCCATCTATAAAAAGGGagctgcgggcttccctggtggcgcagtggttgagaatctgcctgccaatgcaggggacacgggttcgagccctggtctgggaggatcccacatgccgcggagcagctgggcccgtgagccacagttgctgagcctgcacgtctggagcctgtgctccgcaacgagagaggccgcgatagtgagaggcccgcgcacagcgatgaagagtggcccccacttgccgcaactagagaaaaccctcgcacagaaatgaagacccagcacagccataaataaaataaattaaaaaataataataaataaataaacaggagctgttatttaaaaaaaaaaaaaaaaaaaaagggagctgcAATACCGGAGCACCGGGTATCTGCTCGGTGGCCTGGGATACCCGGAGGCCTGGTCTGGTCCCAGCCCACCCCTGAGCCAGCCTGTGCCTCTCCCTGTATCTCTGGGCTGGACTTGCTATTCAtttactcctttttttaaaaatttattttacttacttatttatttttgactgtgttgggtcttcgttgctgcacacggactttctctagctgcggcgagcgggggctactcttcgttgcggtgcacaggcttctcattgcagtggctcctcttgctgaggagcacgggctctaggtgcgtgggcttcagtagttgtggcacgtgggctcagtagttgtggcacacgggcttagctgctccgcggcatgtgggatcttcccggaccagggcttgaatccgtgtcccctgcattggcaggcggattcttaaccactgcgccaccagggaagcccctcatttacTCTTAATGCTTCCCCCTGATGCGAGGACaaacaggaggaaaaaagaaagggcaaTAGCAAGGTTCCAAATGAGCTGAGAAATGACCTTCTAAAAGGGCTCTCCATCTGGCCTCTGGTAGATGTCTGTCAGGGTGTCTGCCCAGCCTAGACCTTCCTCAGGAGAGAAAGAAGTTTAGGGCTTGCAGTGGGCTGACTGGTGGCCCCAAAGATCTCAGgctctaatccctggaacctgagaATGTTACCTTACAAGGTAAAGTTTTGCGGATATGAGTAAGGATTTTGAGTTGAGACTATCCTGGCCCTAAATGCCATCTGTAAGTGTACTTACAAGTGAGAGACAGGAGGAGATTATATACATAGAAGAGGCGGAGGCAGTGACCACAGGGGCAGGACTAGAGTGATGCACCTACAAGTCAAGGGATGCCAGCAGCTTCTGCGGTTAGAGTCTTTTGAACTCCTTGGCTTTTCAGCTCCTAGGCTGTAACATTTGAATCAGCAAATGCCCCAAGGAGAAAAGCTGCACCAAACGTCAAGCTTGCGTCtgtgtttcccttctctccagaACTTGGCTCACATGTCTTGGTGTCTCTCTAACATTCAGATGCCAGCGAACAGATGTCTTCTTACTTTATCCaggttttctaaaatttctttagaCTTCACCTGATCTTATGTTATTATTGAACTATTGTCTCAGTTACCCCTAGGAAGAAAATTTACAATttttagagaaaagggaaccctggcacactgttggtaggaatgtaaactggcgcagccactgtggaaaacagtatggagggttctcaaagaactaaaaatagaactaccgtatgacctcgcaactccactcctgggtataaatccgaaaaaaacaaaaacacgtgTTTTCAAACACAtgtatttgaaaagatacgtgcaccgcAATGTTCGGAGGatcattatttacaattaccaagatatggaagcaacctaagtgtcatcaagagatgaacggataaagaagatgtggtacatataaccaatggcatactactcagccttaaaaaagaaagaaattttgccatttgcagcaacatggatggacttggagggcattgtggtaagtgaaataagtcaaacaaaaacaaatactgtaggatatcacctatatatggaatctaaaaaatacaacaaactaccgaatataacaaaaaagaaggagagtcacagatatagagaacaaactaatggttgccAGCgctgagggggaggagggggcaataCAGGGGTGGGGAAGTGAGAGATATAAACTACTGGGTCTGcaataggctcaaggatgtattgtacaacacagggaatatagccaatattttgtaataactgtaaatgtaaagtaacctttaaaaagtatataaaaatttttttaaaaagaaatcatattgaaaattggaaacaatttaaatgtccatcaacaggaaaatGCACATATAAATTATTGTATTTCCCTACATGGGAATCCTACATagcgaggaaaaaaaaaaggggggggggatgccagcagccaccagagctggaagaggcaaaggaTGGACTCCTCCCTAGAGCATCCAAGGGAGTTTGGTCCTGAAAAACCTTGATTGCAGCCCAGCTGATGCTGATTTGGGGCTTCCGGCCCCCAGACCCATGAGAGAATACGTttgttgttttaggccactaagCTTGTGGGAATTCATTACTATGTTTAGCAAACCAACACAGGGCTCAATCTTCAACTCATTAGAGACCAGCCCCCACTTTGATCTGAACACTTCTGGACTCTTCCTATAAGGCAGGAGTGCTGTGGAAATTGCACGAAGGACCTTAGTTGTTTTGTATGTGTGGAAACAATCAAGTAGAAAATTATTCACGTTGTTCAGAGAATAGCTCATGGATGTTTAGTACGTAAAATATGGAGCATGGATGCACCTCCGTCTAAAAGGAAGGCAGGGAGAATGTGAGCTGGGAATGGTAGCAATAGGCTGGAGCCCTGAATAGTGCCTAGGAAGACAAGGAAGTTATCTGCAAGAGTAAATTAAAACCAAAGCAGGAGGTCACTTTCACCTCAAAATTCCCGAAGGCACACTCGTCCTGCTTGCTCACTGGTTCA encodes:
- the TMEM51 gene encoding transmembrane protein 51 → MMAQSKANGSHYALTAIGLGMLVLGVIMAMWNLVPGFSATEKPTAQGNKTETGSGILKSKTFSVAYVLVGAGVVLLLLSICLSVRDKRKQRHGEELAHIQHPGVEPHAHEEDSQEEEEASSRYYVPSYEEVMSTNYSEAREPDQNPRMSISLPSYESLTGLDETSPTTTRADVETSPGNPPDRQNSKLAKRLKPLKVRRIKSEKLHLKDFRINLPDKNMPPPSIEPLTPPPQYDEVQEKAPDSRPPD